The Nitrospira sp. SG-bin1 genomic interval GGTCGCACAGCTCGACACACCATGGCCCCACAGTCGTTTTTCGTTTGGGAGACCAAGGGTAATCGGGGAGGCACCGGTCGCGATGATCAACGTCTTCGTTTCCACTGTCTGTTCTCCGTCGACCACAATCTTAAACGGTCGATTCTTGAGATCAACGGCTGTCACATCGCCTGTTTTGAATAACGTGCCAAACCGTTCCGCTTGAGAGCGCATCTCTTTCATGAGCTCCGGCCCCATGATGCCCTTGGCAAAACCGGGGTAGTTTTCCACTTCCGTCGTGGTCGTGAGCTGGCCGCCCGCTTGCCAGCCTTCGATGAGCAGGGGAGCCAGATTCGCCCGCGCAGCATAGATGGCGGCAGTCAATCCAGCTGGTCCGGATCCGATGATGGCAACGTTATGCATGTCGGTTGACTCTATCACAGCTAGGGAAGAGGACGGTAGCCGGGTGTGCTGGCTTCTGACTGTAACTGCTGGAAAATTTGTCTGACCAATCGGTGAAGCCTGTTTTTGGGCACAGTTCCGTCGAGCAGATAATCTGCACGTCGGCGTTTCATCGCGAGGGGCAGCTGGCTCTTAATACGCCGCAGTGCCTCAGCTCGTGAGAGGCCGTTCCGTTTCCTCAGGCGGGCGATTTGCGTTTCTTGATCAGCGGTCACGACGATGATCTGATCCACGCGGTTGTCGATGCCGGCCTCGATGAGCAGGGGTACATCGTACACCACGACGGCACGGGGATTTCTGTGAGCTGCTTCTCTCGTCAGTCGGGACTGCTCCCGAGCCACACGAGGATGGATGATTCGTTCAAGTCGGCGAAGCTTCATACGATCACCAAATACGATCTGCCCGAGAGTTTGCCGATTGATGGTGCGGTCAGCGTTTAAGATGATCTTTCCGAATTGGCGGAGAATGTCTCGCCAGGCCGGTTTGCCTGGCTGGACGACCTCTCTCGCCAATTCATCAGCGTCGATGACCACAGCACCGCATTGCTTGAACATCTTCGCCACGGTGCTTTTCCCCGTGGCGACGCCTCCGGTAAGTCCGATCAGGATCATGGCGGCGAAGCTTATCATGCGGTATGCCGTCCCACAAAGGGTGATTGACAGGGTTAGCTGTCAGCTTGTATGAAAATCTTCATGCGGCTTGTCGTCCTTCTCGTGAGCGGTCTTTGTTTCAGTACCACTGTGTTCTGCTGGGCCGAGGGAGACAGCACGAAGGTTGTTCCACGTACCATCACGGTTGCACTCGATGGCTCAGGGGATTTTTCTTCGA includes:
- a CDS encoding dephospho-CoA kinase; this encodes MILIGLTGGVATGKSTVAKMFKQCGAVVIDADELAREVVQPGKPAWRDILRQFGKIILNADRTINRQTLGQIVFGDRMKLRRLERIIHPRVAREQSRLTREAAHRNPRAVVVYDVPLLIEAGIDNRVDQIIVVTADQETQIARLRKRNGLSRAEALRRIKSQLPLAMKRRRADYLLDGTVPKNRLHRLVRQIFQQLQSEASTPGYRPLP